In a genomic window of Panthera tigris isolate Pti1 chromosome D4, P.tigris_Pti1_mat1.1, whole genome shotgun sequence:
- the BAG1 gene encoding BAG family molecular chaperone regulator 1, giving the protein MCLLQFPRSFFRVFSSAFRGRRAPGGWRARWAGPGRAGLGRGREAAARGCKAPSSSPTAGWSTSAGLAERGGARRPRGDRERLGPRRRAPRPGREPRQSVPPAERGPPPSQRSSVRSAARGHAGSTRGAATGARRPRVKKVRTRSARSEEVTRCEEVARSEEVARSEEGAGSEEVAGSEEVAGSEEMATGGLSVTVTHSNEKHDLHVIPQQGWSEPIVQDLAQVVEEATGVPLPFQKLIFKGKSLKEMEKPLSALGIQNGCRVMLIGKKNSPEEEVELKKLKDLEKSVEKTADQLEELNKELTGIQQGFLAKDLQAEALCKLDRRVKATIEQFMKILEEIDTLILPENFKDSRLKRKGLVKRVQAFLAECDTVEQNICQETERLRSTNLALAE; this is encoded by the exons ATGTGCCTATTGCAGTTTCCCCGATCCTTTTTCCGGGTTTTCAGCTCGGCCTTCCGGGGAAGGAGAGCTCCCGGAGGTTGGAGG GCCCgctgggccgggccgggccgggccgggctggggcggggcagggaagCAGCCGCGCGGGGTTGCAAGGCGCCAAGTTCCTCTCCCACCGCTGGGTGGTCAACTAGCGCGGGTCTGGCGGAGCGCGGTGGCGCGCGGAGACCGCGAGGCGACCGGGAGCGGCTGGGTCCCCGGCGGCGCGCCCCTCGGCCGGGCCGGGAGCCGCGCCAGTCGGTGCCCCCGGCCGAGCGCGGTCCGCCTCCCTCTCAGCGATCATCCGTCCGGAGTGCGGCCCGCGGGCATGCCGGATCCACCAGGGGCGCCGCCACCGGCGCTCGCAGGCCGCGGGTGAAGAAAGTGCGGACTCGCTCGGCCCGGAGCGAAGAGGTGACCCGGTGCGAAGAGGTGGCCCGGAGCGAAGAGGTGGCCCGGAGCGAAGAGGGGGCCGGGAGTGAAGAGGTGGCCGGGAGCGAAGAGGTGGCCGGGAGCGAGGAAATGGCGACAGGCGGCCTCAGCGTGACCGTCACCCACA gcAATGAGAAGCATGATCTTCACGTTATCCCGCAACAGGGCTGGAGTGAGCCAATTGTCCAAGACCTGGCCCAGGTTGTTGAGGAGGCCACAGGGGTTCCACTGCCTTTTCAGAAACTTATATTTAAGG GAAAATCTCTGAAGGAAATGGAGAAGCCATTGTCAGCACTTGGAATACAAAATGGTTGCCGAGTCATGTTAATTGGGAAGAAG AACAGTCCAGAGGAAGAGGTTGAACTAAAGAAGTTGAAAGATTTGGAGAAGTCTGTGGAGAAGACAGCTGACCAACTGGAAGAGTTGAATAAAGAGCTTACTGGAATCCAGCAG GGCTTTCTGGCCAAGGATTTGCAAGCTGAAGCTCTCTGCAAACTTGATAGGAGAGTAAAAGCCACAATTGAGCAATTTATGAAGATCTTGGAAGAGATTGACACGCTG ATTCTGCCAGAAAATTTCAAAGACAGTAGACTGAAAAGGAAGGGTTTGGTGAAAAGGGTTCAG GCATTCCTAGCTGAATGTGACACCGTGGAACAGAACATCTGCCAGGAGACAGAGCGGCTACGGTCCACAAACTTAGCTCTTGCCGAGTGA
- the CHMP5 gene encoding charged multivesicular body protein 5, producing MNRFFGKAKPKAPPPSLTDCIGTVDSRAESIDKKISRLDAELVKYKDQIKKMREGPAKNMVKQKALRVLKQKRMYEQQRDNLAQQSFNMEQANYTIQSLKDTKTTVDAMKLGVKEMKKAYKQVKIDQIEDLQDQLEDMMEDASEIQEALSRSYGTPELDEDDLEAELDALGDELLADEDSSYLDEAASAPAIPEGVPTDTKNKDGVLVDEFGLPQIPAS from the exons ATGAACCGATTCTTCGGAAAAGCGAAACCCAAGGCTCCGCCGCCCAGCCTGACTGACTGCATTGGCACG GTGGACAGCAGGGCAGAATCTATTGACAAGAAGATTTCTCGACTGGATGCTGAGCTAGTGAAGTATAAGGATCAGATCAAGAAGATGAGAGAGGGTCCTGCCAAG aATATGGTCAAACAGAAAGCCTTGAGGGTTTTAAAGCAAAAGCGGAT GTATGAGCAGCAGCGGGACAATCTCGCCCAACAGTCATTTAACATGGAACAAGCCAATTACACCATCCAGTCATTGAAGGACACCAAGACCACG GTTGATGCTATGAAACTGGgagtaaaggaaatgaagaaagcatACAAGCAAGTGAAAATTGACCAGATTGAG GATTTACAAGACCAGCTAGAAGATATGATGGAAGATGCcagtgaaatccaagaagcactgAGCCGTAGTTATGGCACCCCAGAATTAGACGAAGATGACCTGGAAGCAG AGTTGGATGCACTGGGTGACGAGCTTCTGGCTGATGAAGACAGTTCTTACTTGGATGAAGCGGCATCTGCACCTGCAATTCCAGAAGGCGTTCCCACTGACACAAAGAATAAG GATGGAGTCCTGGTGGATGAATTTGGATTACCACAGATCCCTGCTTCATAG